The following coding sequences lie in one Paenibacillus durus ATCC 35681 genomic window:
- a CDS encoding CD1375 family protein: MPTIYASLIKKGLKTLDQVPVVIRPAVEVLLEA, from the coding sequence ATGCCTACTATTTATGCATCCCTTATTAAAAAGGGGCTAAAGACATTGGACCAGGTTCCGGTTGTGATCCGTCCAGCCGTGGAAGTTCTATTGGAAGCCTAA
- a CDS encoding holin family protein — protein sequence MINHIRQLAVTIYTAAVGSGSREVAAGGITSMAGLLATITGYLGGWDKPLQVLVVCMVIDYATGILGAVKTKTVSSDIMLWGGVRKAVVIFVVGLSALIDDWIQPGSPVFRTAAIYFYAGREGLSIVENLGVIGVYLPPQVRDFLLQLNEDKARNNPAKPDQDKTA from the coding sequence TTGATTAACCATATTAGGCAGCTTGCAGTAACGATCTACACCGCAGCCGTAGGGTCCGGGAGCCGGGAGGTCGCCGCCGGTGGAATTACTTCAATGGCGGGGCTGCTTGCGACGATCACTGGCTACTTAGGCGGATGGGACAAGCCGCTTCAGGTTCTTGTCGTATGCATGGTCATCGACTATGCGACGGGTATCCTCGGGGCTGTCAAGACCAAAACAGTAAGTTCGGACATCATGTTATGGGGCGGCGTGCGTAAAGCGGTCGTCATTTTTGTCGTGGGATTGTCGGCACTCATTGACGACTGGATTCAGCCCGGGTCGCCAGTCTTTCGGACGGCTGCCATTTATTTTTACGCTGGCCGCGAAGGTTTAAGCATCGTCGAAAATCTCGGCGTTATTGGCGTATACCTACCGCCGCAGGTCCGGGATTTCTTGCTCCAGCTTAATGAGGATAAGGCCCGTAACAACCCGGCCAAGCCGGATCAAGATAAAACTGCATAG